One window from the genome of Oryza glaberrima chromosome 3, OglaRS2, whole genome shotgun sequence encodes:
- the LOC127767525 gene encoding probable hexosyltransferase MUCI70, with protein sequence MSPSSSSSLIHGISISVSDDEEASGRVRVRVRRKRHRHPASAARRRLLRRAARLCAPLLLATLAVSLLLYESYRLSPSSPTPPPAANLTRVDHTGAARAADGARKPCLKILGPEKLQNLELPEVPEQNLSVQKVVYKSSLLHLGDDDSSRTEISRFNSFTGYQTLNEREESFKMKELTTLHCGFYNENGGFKVSDVDKDYMRSCSVVVATCAFGGGDDLHQPIGMTEVSIKKVCYVAFWDEVTRAAQEEEGNKIGENLMIGLWRIILVRDLPFSDQRLNGKIPKLISHRLFPMARYSIWVDSKSQFRRDPLGVLEALLWRSNSSLALSEHGARSSLYDEGKAIVKKHKATPEEVKIQLDQYRQDGIPDEKRFNGKKALAEASVIVRDHAPLTNLFMCLWFNEVVRFTSRDQLSFPYVLRRLRMPGVHLFPVCARKDLVNSFGHRRKAKPLARERR encoded by the exons atgtcgccgtcgtcgtcgtcgtcgctgatcCACGGCATCTCCATCTCCGtctccgacgacgaggaggcctCGGGGAGGGTGCGGGTCCGCGTCCGCCGcaagcgccaccgccacccggcctccgccgcgcggcgccgcctcctccgccgcgccgcgcggctgTGCgccccgctcctcctcgccaccctcgccgtctccctcctcctctacgAGTCCTACCGCCTCTCCCCGTCCTCCCCCACGCCGCCTCCGGCGGCCAACCTTACCCGCGTCGACCacaccggcgccgcccgcgccgccgatgGCGCCCGGAAGC CATGCTTGAAGATTCTTGGTCCTGAGAAGTTGCAGAATCTGGAACTTCCTGAAGTTCCTGAACAAAATCTGTCAGTCCAGAAAGTGGTGTACAAGTCCAGTCTGCTGCATCTTGGTGATGATGATTCATCTCGAACAGAGATATCACGTTTTAACTCATTCACAGGATACCAGACTCTAAATGAAAGAGAAGAAAGTTTCAAG ATGAAGGAACTCACAACTTTGCATTGTGGCTTCTATAACGAAAATGGAGGGTTCAAAGTTTCTGATGTTGATAAAGATTATATGAGATCTTGTAGTGTCGTTGTGGCCACTTGTGCATTTGGTGGAGGGGATGACCTTCACCAGCCAATAGGAATGACAGAAGTATCTATAAAGAAG GTTTGCTATGTTGCATTCTGGGACGAAGTCACTCGTGCAGCtcaagaggaggaagggaacaAGATTGGTGAAAACCTCATGATTGGCCTTTGGCGGATTATTCTTGTGAGAGATCTTCCTTTCTCAGATCAACGATTGAATGGGAAAATTCCCAAG cTGATAAGTCATCGCCTTTTCCCTATGGCAAGATACTCAATTTGGGTGGATTCAAAATCTCAGTTTCGGAGAGATCCACTTGGAGTCCTTGAAGCCCTTCTGTGGCGTTCAAACTCTTCTTTAGCATTATCTGAACATGGAGCTAGGAGTAGTTTGTATGATGAAGGTAAAGCAATTGTTAAGAAGCACAAGGCAACTCCGGAAGAAGTTAAAATACAATTGGATCAGTACCGACAAGATGGCATTCCAGATGAAAAACGATTCAATGGAAAGAAAG CTCTCGCAGAAGCTTCAGTTATTGTGAGGGATCATGCCCCTTTGACCAACCTCTTCATGTGCCTTTGGTTCAACGAAGTGGTTAGGTTCACGTCCCGGGATCAGCTGAGCTTCCCTTATGTGCTGAGGCGTCTAAGGATGCCTGGTGTCCACCTGTTCCCGGTGTGCGCCCGCAAAGACCTTGTTAACAGCTTCGGGCATAGGCGCAAGGCGAAGCCTCTTGCCAGGGAGCGAAGATGA